A portion of the Acidisarcina polymorpha genome contains these proteins:
- a CDS encoding SDR family oxidoreductase, which yields MRVRRNYRRSLRQDLRSGCSISVIHGSKGSEANGTWRHNRSGGVGGWFHRRTPGYGAYNASKAAMRSFAQTWTNELATRGLRVNVASPGPTETPMMAEAS from the coding sequence TTGCGAGTTCGAAGAAATTACCGAAGATCATTACGACAAGACCTTCGATCTGGATGCTCGATCAGCGTTATTCACGGTTCAAAAGGCAGTGAAGCTAATGGCACGTGGAGGCACAATCGTTCTGGTGGCGTCGGTGGCTGGTTCCATCGGAGAACTCCCGGCTACGGGGCATATAACGCCAGCAAAGCTGCGATGCGATCATTTGCGCAGACGTGGACCAACGAATTAGCTACACGTGGGTTGCGGGTGAATGTAGCGAGTCCTGGACCAACGGAGACCCCGATGATGGCGGAAGCTTCATAA
- a CDS encoding thiamine pyrophosphate-binding protein gives MSNTMRGADIVARSLDLLGCRRIFTLSGNHIMSLFDATLETKIELVHVRHEAAAVHMADGWGRLTGEPGVAMVTGGPGHVNAIGALFAALAAESPMVLLSGHAATWELGRGGFQELRQAEIAGPVTKASWTAKSASSLSQDIGNAMRIARQGRPGPVHVSLPSDLLDEIVDAASIVWPNEHDGPVASNLSPHIADDVLAAIASAARPVIFAPPQLSDVSGRTLLRQLEEITNAPAVILESPRGIADATLGAFPDLLGRSDLVVLLGKSLDFTTRWIATPDFAQDVRVISIDPEVTMLERAAKELGDRLLLGCVANARAAAATLIARAVCRRGDEWLKEVRAALSGRPAEWASVRSSTAGRLHPAELLRTLRPYVERDNDTVFICDGGDIGQWAQSMLPARRRMVNGVSGAIGSSLSLALAARYVEPKAPVFAVLGDGAIGFHLSEIETAVRCNLPFVAIVGNDACWNAESQIQRRTYGQDRIHGLELTPARYDLVVSALGGHGELVTEADDLAGAIERSLASGKPSCINVMTESIAAPVVRLAS, from the coding sequence ATGAGTAATACTATGCGGGGTGCCGATATTGTAGCTCGGTCCCTCGATCTGCTTGGATGCAGGAGGATTTTCACGTTATCCGGCAACCACATCATGTCGCTCTTCGATGCAACGCTTGAGACCAAGATCGAGTTGGTCCACGTACGGCACGAAGCCGCGGCGGTGCACATGGCGGACGGCTGGGGGCGCCTAACCGGCGAGCCCGGTGTCGCAATGGTCACGGGCGGTCCGGGGCATGTGAATGCTATTGGTGCCCTCTTCGCTGCGTTGGCCGCGGAGTCGCCGATGGTGCTGCTGTCGGGACATGCTGCAACGTGGGAGTTGGGACGTGGCGGGTTCCAGGAGCTCAGACAAGCCGAAATCGCCGGGCCGGTAACGAAGGCTTCATGGACCGCGAAATCGGCCTCCAGCTTAAGCCAGGATATCGGCAACGCGATGCGTATTGCCAGACAAGGGAGGCCGGGACCTGTCCACGTCAGCCTTCCCTCAGATCTTCTCGACGAGATCGTTGATGCCGCTTCGATTGTCTGGCCCAATGAGCATGACGGACCAGTCGCATCGAACCTTTCTCCGCATATTGCGGACGACGTTCTCGCGGCGATTGCGTCCGCTGCCAGGCCAGTTATCTTCGCTCCGCCCCAACTTTCTGACGTCAGCGGACGCACGCTTCTCAGGCAGTTGGAGGAGATCACGAACGCGCCCGCAGTAATATTGGAAAGTCCACGAGGCATCGCCGATGCTACCCTCGGCGCATTTCCGGATCTGCTCGGAAGGTCCGACCTTGTTGTACTCCTTGGGAAGTCTCTCGATTTCACAACGCGTTGGATCGCAACTCCAGATTTCGCCCAAGATGTAAGAGTCATCTCGATTGACCCTGAGGTGACGATGTTAGAACGTGCGGCGAAGGAACTAGGCGACCGGCTTCTTCTCGGCTGTGTAGCAAACGCGAGGGCTGCGGCGGCGACACTTATTGCGCGGGCAGTCTGTCGTCGCGGTGACGAGTGGCTCAAAGAAGTACGAGCGGCGCTTAGCGGGCGACCTGCTGAGTGGGCTTCGGTTCGCTCGTCAACTGCCGGTCGGCTTCATCCGGCGGAGCTTTTACGCACTCTGCGTCCTTACGTCGAACGGGATAACGACACAGTCTTCATCTGCGACGGTGGTGACATCGGACAATGGGCCCAAAGCATGCTGCCGGCGCGGCGCCGAATGGTCAACGGGGTCTCAGGAGCGATTGGAAGCTCACTCTCGCTCGCGCTTGCGGCAAGATATGTAGAGCCCAAGGCTCCGGTATTCGCTGTGCTAGGCGACGGTGCGATCGGCTTTCATCTATCGGAAATCGAGACGGCCGTGCGGTGCAATCTTCCTTTTGTTGCGATCGTTGGCAACGATGCATGTTGGAACGCCGAGAGCCAAATTCAACGGCGGACATATGGTCAGGACCGAATACATGGCTTGGAATTAACGCCTGCACGCTATGATCTCGTTGTGTCAGCGCTCGGCGGGCACGGCGAATTGGTGACTGAAGCGGATGATCTTGCAGGTGCGATCGAGCGATCGCTTGCCAGCGGTAAACCCTCATGTATCAACGTCATGACTGAGAGCATTGCTGCGCCTGTGGTTCGATTGGCAAGCTGA
- a CDS encoding ATP-binding protein, whose translation MSLETQIRQKVAVVCCCEDAITARVTRILNDWRILRIGSDKALKTLLTTETLDLILTGEETSSQEAVELLRSVLDVQPETKVILRPLEGSPEDVIAAMRAGAFSYFSKTYFEAAFDEMLRHAASDAPWRDGIRVDSATPAWLRLIARCELMTADRVIQFMSEISHLEAKDRESMGFALKEILMNAMEYGGKFNWDRLVEVSYVCGKRMALYRVRDPGEGFSLSELSHAAISNPPEEPVRHLDVRDALGIRPGGFGVMLSKKLVDDLIYNEQGNDVLLIKYFDEHPTPSSKPE comes from the coding sequence ATGAGCCTTGAAACTCAGATTCGGCAAAAAGTGGCAGTTGTTTGTTGCTGCGAAGACGCGATCACTGCCCGAGTCACGCGCATTCTCAATGATTGGCGAATCTTGCGCATTGGCTCAGACAAAGCATTAAAAACCCTCCTGACAACAGAGACTCTGGACCTCATCTTGACCGGCGAGGAGACCTCAAGTCAGGAGGCCGTGGAGCTTCTGAGGAGTGTCCTGGACGTTCAGCCGGAGACGAAAGTGATACTCCGGCCACTTGAGGGCAGTCCCGAAGATGTCATTGCTGCCATGCGGGCTGGCGCCTTTAGCTATTTTTCCAAGACGTATTTTGAAGCAGCCTTTGACGAGATGCTACGCCACGCTGCCTCAGACGCTCCTTGGCGGGATGGTATCCGAGTCGACTCGGCAACCCCGGCCTGGCTCAGACTGATTGCTCGTTGCGAACTCATGACTGCCGATCGTGTCATTCAATTCATGAGTGAAATTTCACATTTGGAGGCGAAAGACCGCGAGTCCATGGGATTTGCGCTCAAGGAAATCCTAATGAATGCCATGGAATATGGCGGCAAATTTAACTGGGACAGACTCGTCGAAGTCTCATACGTTTGCGGCAAGCGCATGGCGTTGTACCGGGTACGCGATCCCGGGGAGGGCTTTTCGTTGAGCGAGCTGTCTCATGCAGCCATCTCCAACCCCCCCGAAGAGCCCGTGCGACACCTTGATGTCAGGGACGCACTGGGCATTCGTCCGGGAGGATTCGGAGTTATGCTCTCGAAAAAACTGGTTGATGATCTTATCTACAACGAACAGGGAAACGACGTTTTGCTCATCAAGTATTTCGACGAGCATCCCACTCCCAGTTCGAAACCCGAGTAA
- a CDS encoding FUSC family protein: MTLVLSTVICRHFHVRNGYWSPKTGLLVLKPQWSNTLSRRYSPLYRNPPRRGDRYCNRTVRSTHHTGRPSASHSLCVVLISLQAVNYAAFSLCVTIYIVCLFRFGGFSQTDAAHIRLFNTALGGSVALLVDGTGKLIARPRTVRHSLSINGSSKD; encoded by the coding sequence ATGACGCTCGTTCTCTCCACCGTCATCTGTCGTCACTTTCACGTCCGTAACGGCTACTGGTCGCCTAAGACGGGGCTCCTCGTTCTCAAGCCGCAATGGTCCAACACGCTCAGCCGGCGTTATAGCCCGCTTTATCGGAACCCTCCTCGGCGCGGGGATCGGTATTGTAATCGCACTGTACGTTCCACTCACCATACCGGTCGACCTTCTGCTAGTCATAGTCTTTGCGTGGTCCTCATTTCTCTGCAAGCTGTCAACTACGCAGCCTTCTCGCTCTGTGTCACCATCTACATCGTCTGTCTCTTCCGTTTTGGTGGCTTCTCCCAAACCGATGCAGCTCACATCCGCCTGTTCAACACTGCCTTGGGCGGCTCTGTCGCCCTATTGGTCGATGGCACAGGCAAACTCATTGCTCGTCCCAGAACAGTCAGACACTCCCTCTCAATCAACGGCTCATCGAAAGACTAA
- a CDS encoding tautomerase family protein, with protein sequence MPFARIDLAKGKPTAYRATLADVVYQGIVGVLKAPDGDRFVVVGEHEPENLIYDPSFLGMKRSPDFILIQVTSTVGNDKESKLAFYRFIVDELKNKLSVRPDDVMINLVFVERADWSFGNGDPWN encoded by the coding sequence ATGCCATTTGCACGTATTGATCTAGCTAAGGGGAAACCCACCGCGTACCGTGCCACTCTGGCCGACGTCGTATACCAGGGTATCGTCGGAGTCTTGAAGGCTCCGGATGGAGACCGCTTCGTCGTAGTCGGCGAGCATGAACCGGAGAATCTCATCTATGACCCTAGCTTCCTTGGAATGAAGCGGTCACCCGACTTTATCTTGATCCAAGTCACCAGCACTGTTGGCAACGATAAGGAATCAAAGCTCGCCTTCTACAGGTTCATCGTCGACGAGCTCAAGAATAAGCTGTCCGTGCGCCCTGATGACGTCATGATCAACTTGGTCTTCGTGGAACGCGCAGACTGGTCGTTCGGCAACGGCGATCCCTGGAACTAA
- a CDS encoding alpha/beta fold hydrolase codes for MKMLTMKTNSLEMAVEETGPEDGEPILLLHGFPYDPRCFDGVIDKIRDGTRRILVPYLRGFGPTRYRSEHSFRSGQQAALGNDVLELLNEAGIVRATLMGYDWGGRAATVVAALWPERVRGLVCAGGYAIQDIKKSSKTPGDVELEYQQWYQWYFNMDRGRVGLEMNRKALSEKLWRLWSPNWFDAGLFEREALSFENPDFVATAIHSYRHRYGNAAGDPALEPLEARLAEQPKITVPTIGFQGEDDRVSPPAGSEGKEGMFTAYYERRLLSGVGHCAPQEAPGKVAQMIEDALRLTV; via the coding sequence ATGAAGATGTTGACGATGAAGACGAACTCGCTGGAAATGGCTGTTGAAGAAACCGGGCCAGAGGATGGTGAGCCGATTCTTCTGCTTCACGGTTTTCCGTATGACCCGCGTTGCTTCGATGGAGTAATCGACAAAATCCGCGACGGAACCCGCCGAATCCTTGTACCGTATCTGCGCGGATTTGGACCGACGCGGTATCGCTCAGAGCATAGTTTTCGATCAGGTCAGCAAGCGGCCCTGGGAAACGACGTCCTCGAACTCCTCAACGAGGCGGGGATCGTGCGCGCCACGCTGATGGGCTACGATTGGGGCGGCAGGGCGGCGACTGTCGTAGCGGCGCTCTGGCCGGAACGGGTGCGAGGGCTGGTCTGCGCCGGTGGCTATGCTATTCAAGACATCAAGAAGTCGTCGAAGACGCCTGGCGACGTGGAGTTGGAGTATCAGCAGTGGTACCAGTGGTACTTCAATATGGACCGTGGGCGCGTGGGACTGGAGATGAACCGTAAGGCGCTCAGCGAGAAGCTGTGGCGGCTGTGGTCGCCAAACTGGTTCGACGCGGGGCTCTTTGAGCGGGAGGCCTTGTCCTTCGAAAACCCGGACTTTGTAGCCACGGCTATCCATTCCTATCGCCATCGATATGGGAACGCCGCGGGAGATCCTGCGCTAGAGCCACTTGAAGCAAGACTCGCGGAGCAGCCAAAGATTACAGTGCCAACGATCGGGTTCCAAGGCGAGGACGATCGCGTAAGTCCGCCGGCGGGGTCGGAGGGCAAAGAAGGCATGTTCACGGCCTACTATGAGCGACGGCTACTCTCAGGGGTTGGGCACTGTGCGCCGCAGGAGGCGCCCGGCAAAGTGGCGCAAATGATCGAGGATGCCTTGCGACTGACCGTGTGA
- a CDS encoding aldo/keto reductase, whose translation MATQTNKIGQKVAGQSGAFALGGDLSIKRLGFGAMRITGDGIWGEPKDHHEAIRVLRRTVELGINFIDTADAYGPEVSEQLIAEALYPYPKELVIATKGGLTRQGANQWAPVGRPEYLIQCVEMSLRRLKVERIDLWQLHRIDPKVPVEESLGAIRQLQQQGKIRHVGLSEVKPNEIDRARKTVEIVSVQNQFNIGDRKHDDTVNYCTEHKLGFIPWFPIAAGKLVRPGGPLEKAATKHGATISQLALAWLLHHSPVILPIPGTSTVKHLDENTAAAGVHLDEGEWKELEAAVAEASQTD comes from the coding sequence ATGGCGACTCAAACGAACAAAATAGGGCAGAAGGTTGCAGGACAGAGCGGAGCTTTTGCTTTGGGCGGCGATCTAAGCATTAAACGCCTGGGTTTCGGGGCTATGCGCATCACCGGAGACGGGATCTGGGGAGAGCCCAAAGACCACCATGAAGCGATTCGTGTTCTGCGGCGCACCGTCGAGCTTGGCATCAACTTCATTGATACAGCCGATGCCTACGGGCCCGAAGTCAGTGAGCAACTGATTGCCGAGGCGCTTTACCCTTATCCCAAGGAACTGGTCATTGCGACCAAGGGTGGACTTACACGCCAGGGAGCGAACCAGTGGGCGCCAGTAGGTCGACCTGAATATCTGATCCAGTGTGTGGAGATGTCGCTGCGACGTTTGAAGGTGGAGCGCATTGACCTTTGGCAACTACACCGCATAGATCCCAAGGTCCCCGTGGAGGAGTCATTAGGTGCGATTAGGCAACTTCAGCAGCAGGGGAAGATCCGGCATGTGGGGCTCTCTGAAGTGAAGCCGAATGAGATTGACAGAGCGCGCAAGACGGTCGAAATCGTCAGCGTTCAGAATCAATTCAACATCGGCGATCGCAAGCACGATGACACCGTGAACTATTGCACCGAACACAAGCTGGGATTTATTCCATGGTTTCCAATCGCCGCAGGGAAGTTGGTCCGTCCTGGGGGTCCTCTCGAAAAAGCCGCCACCAAGCATGGGGCGACGATCTCACAGTTGGCGCTTGCGTGGCTTTTGCACCATTCACCGGTGATTTTGCCGATACCGGGAACCTCTACTGTGAAACATCTCGACGAGAATACGGCTGCTGCCGGTGTTCATTTGGATGAGGGTGAGTGGAAAGAACTGGAAGCAGCCGTAGCTGAAGCAAGCCAAACCGATTAG
- a CDS encoding amidase has product MCSELIYCDATKLAEIIRTKEVSPVEVVQAHLDRMQALNPKLNAIVTLADNSLEMAKAAEAVVLSGEELGPLHGVPFTVKDSIDTAGVLTQRGSPIFKGRIPETDALSVARLKSAGAILLAKTNLPEFSYATETDNLLTGRTNNPWNLNHTPGGSSGGESASIAAGLSPLGLGSDVAISLRGPAAHTGIVALKATHGRIPMTGLWPRVPRRFWHVGPMARSVRDLALAYSLLAGPDGADGFSTAPLGLDSGLDAWSNQPLRVGWLVELGFGTIDHEVAATVKAAAAALSSAGCIVDPVQLPALELISSIDVFFKLQKMEAKPAFREATKNQEGKVFKYVQGVLANPDTSMKDYVQAEQQAERLRDQFVKYFQRYDALLCPVTPIPAPVHGLSEFVINGETVPATNMLGATVPFNITGLPALSIRFGTSGEGLPLGVQLVSGWFAESVVLHLASLLEMASPVRNLHPPVGTDVSSRLHLDGHSSQ; this is encoded by the coding sequence ATGTGCTCTGAGCTTATTTATTGTGACGCAACCAAGTTAGCTGAAATCATCCGGACGAAGGAGGTCTCTCCAGTAGAGGTCGTCCAAGCACATCTGGATCGCATGCAGGCACTCAATCCGAAACTCAATGCGATCGTCACTCTGGCAGACAATTCCCTTGAGATGGCAAAGGCGGCCGAGGCAGTGGTTCTTTCCGGGGAAGAACTCGGACCCCTCCATGGGGTTCCCTTTACGGTAAAGGATTCGATAGACACTGCAGGGGTCCTGACCCAGCGTGGCTCACCAATTTTTAAGGGCCGGATCCCGGAGACCGATGCTTTATCCGTCGCGCGTTTGAAAAGCGCCGGTGCGATCCTGCTTGCGAAAACCAATCTTCCCGAGTTCTCGTACGCGACCGAAACAGACAATCTTCTCACTGGTCGAACGAACAACCCCTGGAATCTCAATCACACTCCCGGCGGTTCCAGCGGGGGAGAGTCGGCGTCCATCGCAGCAGGCCTGTCACCGCTGGGTCTTGGTAGTGACGTCGCCATCTCACTGCGTGGCCCGGCGGCGCACACCGGTATCGTCGCTCTGAAAGCAACACACGGTCGCATTCCGATGACGGGTCTGTGGCCGCGGGTGCCGCGTCGCTTTTGGCATGTGGGTCCAATGGCACGCAGTGTTCGCGATCTTGCGTTAGCTTATTCACTCTTAGCCGGGCCGGACGGCGCCGATGGGTTTTCTACAGCGCCCCTCGGTCTGGACTCTGGGCTGGATGCATGGTCTAATCAGCCTCTTCGGGTCGGCTGGCTCGTCGAGCTGGGTTTTGGAACGATTGACCACGAGGTCGCCGCCACGGTGAAGGCAGCCGCGGCGGCGCTGAGTTCGGCTGGGTGCATCGTAGATCCGGTACAGCTGCCTGCACTTGAACTGATCAGTTCCATCGATGTCTTCTTCAAGCTACAAAAGATGGAAGCGAAGCCCGCGTTCAGGGAAGCGACGAAAAACCAGGAGGGCAAAGTATTCAAATATGTTCAGGGGGTCCTTGCAAATCCCGATACATCCATGAAGGACTATGTCCAGGCGGAGCAGCAAGCAGAGCGGCTGAGAGATCAGTTCGTCAAGTATTTTCAACGTTACGATGCATTGCTCTGTCCTGTGACACCCATTCCAGCGCCTGTGCATGGCCTCTCGGAGTTTGTCATCAATGGCGAAACCGTTCCCGCCACTAACATGCTCGGAGCAACCGTACCGTTCAACATCACCGGGCTACCCGCACTGTCGATTAGGTTCGGGACGAGCGGGGAGGGATTGCCACTCGGAGTGCAATTAGTGTCGGGCTGGTTTGCCGAGTCGGTCGTGCTGCACCTTGCCTCTCTGCTCGAGATGGCGAGCCCTGTTCGAAACCTGCACCCTCCCGTCGGGACTGACGTTTCTTCACGTCTACATCTCGACGGGCACTCTTCTCAATAA
- a CDS encoding RNA polymerase sigma factor — translation MQAEIVVGNVAGIAVIRPEESAIIAELKAGSEEAFAWLIATYHQPLYSLVARTVPDPADAADLTQDIFIKIYRGIGSFRGNSSLRTWIYRIALHEALNQRRWWSRHKRQEVTIEAESGDTSDGQPISIKDTLIDGHQSPFDFAAAQQVRDRVEEQLRRLPEPFRTVVVLRDIEGFAYEEIADILGINLGTVKSRLMRGRAQLKTLLAPFAKATATPLGTGSGRMNSFDNLQTEEAL, via the coding sequence GTGCAAGCGGAAATCGTTGTGGGAAACGTAGCAGGCATCGCCGTCATCAGACCAGAGGAATCCGCGATCATCGCCGAGTTGAAGGCCGGCTCGGAGGAGGCTTTTGCCTGGCTGATTGCCACCTACCACCAGCCGCTATACAGCCTCGTCGCTCGCACCGTTCCCGATCCTGCGGATGCTGCCGATCTGACACAGGATATCTTTATTAAGATTTACCGGGGAATTGGAAGTTTCCGTGGCAACTCCAGCCTCCGCACCTGGATTTACCGAATCGCTCTCCACGAGGCGCTTAATCAACGTCGTTGGTGGAGCCGGCATAAGCGACAGGAAGTTACGATCGAAGCGGAGTCGGGCGACACGAGCGATGGCCAACCAATCAGCATCAAAGACACCCTGATCGACGGGCATCAGTCGCCCTTCGATTTTGCGGCGGCGCAGCAGGTTCGTGACCGGGTTGAGGAGCAGCTTCGCCGGTTGCCCGAGCCGTTTCGGACCGTAGTCGTTCTCCGCGACATCGAAGGTTTCGCCTACGAAGAGATTGCCGACATTCTAGGCATCAACTTGGGTACAGTGAAGTCCCGGCTGATGCGAGGGCGCGCCCAACTGAAAACCTTACTAGCGCCATTTGCCAAGGCAACGGCAACGCCGTTAGGTACTGGATCCGGCAGGATGAACTCCTTCGACAACTTGCAGACTGAGGAGGCGCTATGA
- a CDS encoding aldehyde dehydrogenase family protein produces the protein MNRFFHSKEIEATLVGADRAFQSFRKVSVHQRAKLLTSLAVVLRREKAALATVVTREMGKLTAEAEAEIEKCVTEADWHAEHGPQMSADAPAATDKVEGKRRAP, from the coding sequence GTGAACCGATTTTTTCACTCCAAAGAAATCGAAGCCACTCTCGTGGGCGCGGATAGAGCTTTTCAGTCATTTAGGAAAGTATCAGTGCATCAACGCGCAAAGCTCCTTACAAGCCTCGCGGTTGTTCTGAGGAGAGAAAAGGCTGCGCTCGCAACGGTCGTTACACGAGAGATGGGCAAACTTACAGCCGAGGCCGAAGCGGAGATCGAAAAGTGCGTTACTGAAGCTGACTGGCATGCCGAGCATGGGCCGCAGATGTCTGCCGACGCACCCGCCGCGACAGACAAAGTGGAAGGCAAGCGGAGGGCACCATGA
- a CDS encoding amidase, with the protein MTSELLYSDATRLAELIRTREVSPVEVVQAHLDRIEAVNPKLNAVVTLAAGALAEAKAAEAAVLRGDEVGPLHGVPFTAKDSIDTAGVLTQRGSPIFKGRLPDVDAVSVARIKGAGAVLLAKTNLPEFSYLTETDNLLTGRTNNPWNLDRTPGGSSGGESAAIASGMSPLGLATDLAISIRGPAANTGVIGFKATHGRVPMTGIWGRVPRRNWHVGPMAHSVRDIALAYSLLVGPDGADGFSVTSLGFDTGIGSKPGRPLRVGWLVEPGFGPIDSEVAATVEKAADALQGVGCVVEPVRIPELERDNALDVFNRLHVMEMKPSFAEVTAGHENEMFKISKGMLATPDTSMVDFVHAEQASERLRDGFAGYFERYDALLCPVLPVPAHAHGLSEYMVNGKPVPEVQIQGATVPFNVTGLPGLSMRFGTSHDGLPIGVQLVSKWYAESTILYLASLLETISPVRDLHPSL; encoded by the coding sequence ATGACCTCTGAACTCCTATATTCCGACGCCACTAGATTGGCTGAACTCATTCGCACACGTGAGGTTTCGCCCGTGGAGGTTGTGCAGGCCCATCTCGATCGCATCGAGGCGGTGAACCCGAAACTTAACGCCGTCGTTACGCTTGCGGCAGGCGCACTCGCCGAAGCTAAGGCAGCGGAAGCCGCAGTGCTGCGAGGTGATGAAGTGGGCCCTTTGCACGGGGTTCCGTTCACTGCAAAGGATTCAATCGATACCGCCGGGGTTCTGACTCAGCGTGGCTCACCGATTTTTAAGGGCCGCCTTCCGGACGTGGATGCCGTAAGCGTAGCTCGCATTAAGGGAGCTGGTGCAGTCCTGCTGGCGAAGACCAATCTTCCGGAGTTTTCTTACCTTACAGAGACGGATAACCTGCTTACGGGAAGGACAAATAATCCCTGGAACCTCGATCGCACGCCGGGTGGTTCGAGCGGTGGTGAGTCGGCTGCTATCGCGTCCGGGATGTCACCGCTCGGCCTCGCAACCGACTTGGCCATCTCGATACGCGGTCCAGCTGCGAACACCGGGGTCATCGGCTTCAAAGCGACTCATGGTCGCGTTCCGATGACGGGGATCTGGGGTCGGGTACCGCGTCGAAATTGGCACGTTGGGCCGATGGCACACAGCGTTCGTGATATCGCATTAGCCTATTCGCTTCTTGTAGGTCCAGACGGTGCCGATGGTTTTTCTGTGACATCCCTTGGGTTCGATACTGGTATTGGATCAAAGCCCGGGCGTCCACTTCGTGTAGGCTGGCTGGTCGAACCGGGATTCGGGCCAATAGATTCTGAAGTCGCTGCGACAGTAGAGAAGGCAGCTGATGCACTTCAGGGAGTTGGCTGCGTTGTGGAACCGGTGCGCATCCCGGAACTGGAACGGGACAATGCGCTCGATGTATTCAATCGCTTGCACGTGATGGAGATGAAGCCGTCCTTTGCGGAGGTCACCGCCGGTCACGAGAACGAAATGTTCAAAATCTCTAAAGGCATGCTCGCGACCCCTGATACCAGCATGGTGGATTTCGTGCACGCCGAACAAGCATCCGAGCGGTTGAGGGATGGGTTTGCCGGTTACTTCGAACGTTACGACGCCTTACTTTGCCCGGTCCTGCCTGTGCCGGCACATGCACATGGGCTGTCGGAATACATGGTGAACGGTAAGCCCGTCCCGGAAGTACAGATCCAAGGTGCTACCGTGCCGTTTAACGTGACCGGACTGCCGGGACTGTCCATGCGGTTCGGTACGAGTCACGACGGCCTACCAATTGGAGTGCAGCTTGTATCCAAGTGGTACGCCGAGTCGACGATCCTATATCTCGCTTCTCTGCTCGAGACGATCAGTCCTGTCCGGGATCTTCACCCAAGCCTCTAG
- a CDS encoding zf-HC2 domain-containing protein, which yields MRLIPGTCGRIRAQFSSYLDGAVTGVAMQRIDAHLRKCEACAREFNGLCATQSALASLGTLKAPADLSLRLRVAISNERAKTPSHFISGLRIKWKNTLAPFLLQASAGFASTILLVGTVALLIGMFATPEPLAARDEPLGRASSPRFLYSAVETETVPIGGRDNPVIVEVYIDGAGRVYDYRIVSGPSDPATRSELENVLLFSVFEPARSFGQPVRGLAVLSFTGVSVRA from the coding sequence ATGAGGCTGATCCCAGGCACGTGCGGGAGAATACGAGCTCAGTTTTCAAGCTATCTCGACGGCGCGGTCACCGGCGTAGCGATGCAAAGAATTGATGCCCATCTACGCAAGTGCGAGGCCTGCGCCAGAGAGTTCAATGGATTGTGTGCCACTCAGTCGGCGCTGGCATCGCTCGGGACATTGAAGGCGCCCGCCGATCTTTCGTTGCGGCTGAGGGTGGCTATTTCGAACGAACGCGCCAAAACTCCGAGCCACTTCATCTCTGGTCTCAGGATCAAGTGGAAGAACACCCTCGCTCCGTTTCTCTTACAGGCGTCGGCTGGCTTCGCGAGCACGATCTTGTTGGTCGGTACGGTGGCTCTCCTCATTGGCATGTTTGCGACGCCCGAGCCGCTTGCGGCCCGCGATGAACCGTTGGGCAGGGCATCCAGCCCTCGATTTCTCTATTCCGCGGTGGAAACTGAGACGGTTCCGATCGGTGGACGCGATAATCCTGTCATCGTTGAGGTCTATATTGATGGAGCCGGCCGGGTATATGACTATCGCATCGTCTCCGGCCCGAGCGATCCCGCGACCCGTTCTGAACTCGAGAACGTTCTGCTTTTCAGCGTCTTCGAGCCAGCGCGCTCGTTTGGACAGCCAGTTCGCGGCCTGGCTGTCCTCTCCTTCACTGGCGTCTCGGTAAGGGCCTAA
- a CDS encoding putative quinol monooxygenase codes for MAQTAAKPKTGTSPGPNPPNDTELEVHQGWVRSGRDNTPGMKGYYINLEAKPGYGDKVEKFLQDIHAGVEKEPGTGPWFGLRYSDTTFGIFEAMHDAEARHAHDVGPGGSNFLRGAELEEMLAYPAHLYRVDIMYGKFSVMLGKRITEIGPST; via the coding sequence ATGGCACAAACCGCTGCGAAGCCCAAAACTGGAACATCGCCTGGACCCAACCCTCCGAACGATACGGAACTGGAAGTACATCAAGGTTGGGTGCGGAGTGGTCGAGATAACACACCTGGGATGAAGGGCTATTACATCAATCTTGAAGCCAAGCCCGGTTATGGCGACAAGGTGGAGAAGTTCCTTCAAGACATCCACGCTGGAGTGGAGAAGGAACCAGGTACAGGTCCATGGTTCGGCCTCCGCTACTCCGACACGACCTTTGGAATCTTCGAGGCCATGCACGACGCAGAAGCGCGACATGCGCATGACGTCGGTCCCGGTGGCAGTAACTTCCTACGTGGAGCGGAGTTGGAAGAGATGCTGGCCTACCCTGCACACCTGTATAGGGTCGACATCATGTACGGAAAGTTTAGTGTCATGCTCGGGAAGAGAATTACCGAAATTGGCCCCTCGACTTAA